A genomic stretch from Sebastes fasciatus isolate fSebFas1 chromosome 23, fSebFas1.pri, whole genome shotgun sequence includes:
- the grip1 gene encoding glutamate receptor-interacting protein 1 isoform X6, with product MIAVSFKCRCQILRRVNKDEGPYAKHSAGSRPPDGALAIRRQSIPDEFRGCSVVELMKKEGTTLGLTVSGGIDKDGKPRVSNLRQGGIAARSDQLNVGDYIRAVNGINLAKFRHDEIISLLKNVGERVVLEVEYELPPVSVQGSGVMFKNVEVTLHKEGNSFGFVIRGGAHEDRNKSRPIVITTIRPGGPADREGTVKPGDRLLSIDGIRLHGSTLSEAMSILKQCGQEATLLLEYDVSVMDSVATASGPLLVEVAKATGSSLGVALSTSLFCSKQVIVIDKVKPASIADRCGALHAGDHILSVDGKSMEFCSLAEATQLLSASCQTVRMEILPQHQARPALNAPQHVKVQRSPRTLPWETGGSAPILPPYHYNTYHPDQSGARSHNRHTNNPPLSHSFSPGSMSAYSLSSLNMSTLPRNMYPTSPRGTLMRRKGKKKDFKSSLSLASSTVGLAGQVVHTETTEVMLLGDGIMGFGLQLQGGVFATETLSSPPLIAYIDPDSPAERCGILQIGDRILSINGVPTEDSTLEETNQLLRDSSITAQLTLEIEFDVAESVIPSSGTFHVKLPKKPGVELGITISSPSNRKPGDPLIISDIKKGSVAHRTGTLELGDKLLAIDNIRVENCSMEEAVQILQQCEELVKLKIRKDEDNSDEQEVSGSIIYTVELQRYGGPLGITISGTEEPFDPIIISSLSKGGLAERTGAIHVGDRILAINSSSLKGKPLSEAICLLQQAGETVTLKIKKQGDLSPKSCGIGSGLGMGAGIVHEHQDGVDEPIVMVAPLSSQRAFNTLPSVDSAVESWDGSNMESSFTTPAPPFQSSPYSFHEWRNAKTTNSQSSSSTRQRANPLSDLGLSDDDWDRPTLGGGCNLPSGLISDSRFTVGHDGTEPDQEENFWSQALEDLETCGQSGILRELEESGKETHLLTLATIMSGSSLSLNHDPAPLRSTLGRQASFQERSNSKPQVTTRSNTLPSDPQRRAFAMRKMRQEVNEILNQNPVELHKLTLEKASDLEDFGFSVSDGMLDRGVYVNNIRPGGPAERGGLRAYDRILQINHVRTRDFDCCLVVPLIAESPNHLELVISRNPTSSSLLANHTDGITNSSHSPQPIGNELGPSELCIGQGEDGVPIKWSQPGDGLGAGLGMGQVNNNSL from the exons ATGAGGGGCCGTACGCAAAGCACTCTGCCGGGTCGAGACCTCCAGATGGAGCGCTGGCCATCAGGAGGCAGAGTATACCAG aTGAGTTTCGGGGCTGCTCGGTGGTGGAGCTGATGAAGAAGGAGGGGACGACGCTCGGACTGACGGTCTCAGGCGGCATCGATAAAGATGGGAAGCCCCGGGTTTCAAACCTGCGACAGGGAGGCATCGCTGCCAG GAGCGACCAGTTGAACGTTGGCGACTACATCCGAGCCGTTAACGGCATCAACCTGGCCAAGTTCAGACACGATGAAATCATCAGTCTGCTGAAGAACGTCGGAGAACGAGTCGTGCTGGAGGTCGAGTACGAACTACCGCCGGTCT CGGtgcaggggtcaggggtcatgTTTAAGAACGTAGAAGTCACGCTTCACAAAGAAGGGAACAGCTTCGGCTTCGTCATCAGAG gtggAGCTCATGAAGACAGGAACAAGTCACGGCCGATAGTCATAACAACAATCCGGCCTGGCGGTCCGGCTGACAG agAAGGAACCGTGAAGCCGGGCGACCGGTTGCTAAGCATCGATGGGATCCGTCTCCACGGCAGCACGCTATCGGAGGCCATGAGCATCCTGAAGCAGTGCGGGCAGGAAGCCACGCTGCTGCTGGAGTACGACGTCTCAGTGATGG ATTCGGTTGCCACGGCGTCCGGGCCGCTGCTGGTGGAGGTTGCCAAGGCGACGGGCTCTAGTCTGGGCGTGGCTCTGTCCACCTCATTGTTCTGCAGCAAGCAGGTCATCGTCATCGACAAGGTCAAACCAGCCAGCATAGCAGACAG GTGTGGTGCTCTTCATGCAGGAGATCACATCCTGTCTGTTGACGGGAAGTCGATGGAGTTTTGTTCTCTGGCTGAAGCCACTCAGCTGCTTTCTGCCTCCTGTCAGACCGTCCGCATGGAGatcctgccacaacaccaggcCCGACCGGCCCTGAACGCACCACAGCACg tcaaGGTGCAGCGTAGTCCCCGCACCCTCCCCTGGGAGACTGGAGGCTCCGCTCCCATCCTCCCCCCCTACCACTACAACACGTACCACCCCGACCAATCTGGTGCCAGATCGCACAACCGCCACACAAACAACCCTC ctctcagCCACTCGTTCTCTCCCGGCTCCATGTCGGCCTACAGCCTCTCGTCCCTCAACATGAGCACCCTGCCAAGGAACATGTATCCCACGAGTCCACGGGGCACGCTGATGAGGAGGAAGGGCAAGAAGAAGGACTTCAAGAGTTCCT TGTCTCTTGCGTCCAGCACCGTGGGTCTCGCCGGTCAGGTCGTTCACACGGAAACCACGGAGGTGATGTTGCTAGGCGACGGCATCATGGGGTTCGGCCTGCAGCTGCAGGGTGGAGTCTTCGCCACGGAAACGCTCTCCTCGCCGCCGCTCATCGCTTACATCGACCCCGACAGCCCGGCGGAGAG gtgtggtATCCTGCAGATCGGCGACAGGATTTTGTCCATAAACGGAGTTCCTACTGAAGACTCGACTCTGGAAGAAACTaatcagctgctcagagactcgTCCATCACCGCTCAACTCACACTGGAGATCGAGTTCGACGTGGCCG AGTCGGTCATTCCCAGTTCAGGAACGTTTCATGTGAAGCTCCCAAAGAAACCCGGAGTGGAGCTGGGAATCACCATCAGCT ctccGTCCAACAGGAAACCAGGTGATCCTCTGATCATCTCTGACATCAAGAAAGGCAGCGTcgcacacag gacGGGAACGCTGGAGCTCGGCGACAAGCTGCTCGCCATCGATAACATCCGGGTGGAGAACTGCTCCATGGAGGAAGCTGTTCAGATCCTGCAGCAGTGTGAGGAGCTCGTCAAACTGAAGATCCGAAAAGACGAAGACAACTCGG ATGAACAGGAAGTGTCTGGTAGCATCATTTACACGGTGGAGCTGCAGAGGTACGGAGGCCCGCTGGGAATCACCATCTCCGGCACCGAAGAGCCCTTCGACCCCATCATCATCTCCTCACTGAGCAAGGGAGGGCTGGCTGAGAG GACCGGTGCGATCCATGTCGGTGATCGTATTCTGGCGATCAACAGCAGCAGTCTGAAGGGGAAACCTCTGAGCGAAGCCATCTGTCTGCTGCAACAAGCTGGAGAGACGGTCACACTGAAGATCAAGAAGCAGGGAGACC tGTCCCCAAAGTCTTGTGGGATTGGCTCAGGCCTGGGGATGGGGGCGGGGATTGTCCATGAGCACCAGGACGGGGTGGACGAGCCTATAGTCATGGTCGCGCCTCTGTCGAGCCAGCGAGCGTTCAACACGCTGCCGTCCGTCGACAGCGCTGTGGAGTCCTGGGATGGATCCAACATGGAAAGCAGCTTTACCACCCCGG CTCCACCGTTTCAGTCGTCTCCGTACAGTTTCCACGAGTGGCGCAACGCCAAGACAACCAACAGCCAATCATCTTCCTCCACTCGCCAGAGAGCCAATCCGCTGTCAGATCTGGGCCTGAGCGACGATGACTGGGACCGCCCGACACTTGGAGG CGGCTGTAATCTGCCCAGCGGTCTAATCAGTGACAGCAG gTTCACTGTGGGACACGATGGGACGGAACCGGACCAGGAGGAGAACTTCTGGTCTCAGGCTCTGGAGGATCTGGAGACCTGCGGCCAGAGCGGCATCctcagagagctggag GAGTCTGGAAAGGAGACGCACCTCCTCACTCTG GCAACCATCATGTCCggctccagcctcagtctgaaCCATGACCCCGCCCCCCTGCGCAGCACACTGGGACGCCAAGCGAGCTTCCAGGAACGCAGCAACTCCAAGCCGCAG GTGACCACTCGTTCCAACACCTTGCCCTCTGACCCCCAGCGCCGAGCCTTCGCCATGAGGAAGATGAGGCAGGAAGTCAATGAGATCCTGAACCAGAACCCTGTGGAGCTCCAcaag cTGACTCTAGAGAAGGCCTCAGATCTGGAGGATTTCGGTTTCAGCGTTTCTGACGGTATGTTGGACCGCGGCGTCTACGTTAACAACATCCGACCGGGAGGCCCGGCAGAGCGGGGCGGCCTCCGGGCTTACGACCGAATACTCCAG ATTAACCACGTGCGGACCAGGGACTTCGACTGCTGCCTCGTCGTTCCGCTGATCGCCGAGTCTCCGAACCATCTGGAGCTCGTCATCAGCCGAaaccccacctcctcctccctgctggCCAATCACACTGACGGCATCACCAACAGCAGCCACTCCCCTCAGCCAATCGGCAACGAGCTGGGACCATCGGAGCTCTGCATTGGCCAGGGGGAGGATGGTGTTCCGATCAAGTGGAGCCAACCGGGTGACGGTCTGGGGGCGGGGCTTGGGATGGGTCAGGTGAATAATAATTCCTTATAG
- the grip1 gene encoding glutamate receptor-interacting protein 1 isoform X2: MERFLALLRLLGRRRRGRRYRADDDYQEGYEDVYYYTSKYNTHLLNEGPYAKHSAGSRPPDGALAIRRQSIPDEFRGCSVVELMKKEGTTLGLTVSGGIDKDGKPRVSNLRQGGIAARSDQLNVGDYIRAVNGINLAKFRHDEIISLLKNVGERVVLEVEYELPPVSVQGSGVMFKNVEVTLHKEGNSFGFVIRGGAHEDRNKSRPIVITTIRPGGPADREGTVKPGDRLLSIDGIRLHGSTLSEAMSILKQCGQEATLLLEYDVSVMDSVATASGPLLVEVAKATGSSLGVALSTSLFCSKQVIVIDKVKPASIADRCGALHAGDHILSVDGKSMEFCSLAEATQLLSASCQTVRMEILPQHQARPALNAPQHVKVQRSPRTLPWETGGSAPILPPYHYNTYHPDQSGARSHNRHTNNPPLSHSFSPGSMSAYSLSSLNMSTLPRNMYPTSPRGTLMRRKGKKKDFKSSLSLASSTVGLAGQVVHTETTEVMLLGDGIMGFGLQLQGGVFATETLSSPPLIAYIDPDSPAERCGILQIGDRILSINGVPTEDSTLEETNQLLRDSSITAQLTLEIEFDVAESVIPSSGTFHVKLPKKPGVELGITISSPSNRKPGDPLIISDIKKGSVAHRTGTLELGDKLLAIDNIRVENCSMEEAVQILQQCEELVKLKIRKDEDNSDEQEVSGSIIYTVELQRYGGPLGITISGTEEPFDPIIISSLSKGGLAERTGAIHVGDRILAINSSSLKGKPLSEAICLLQQAGETVTLKIKKQGDLSPKSCGIGSGLGMGAGIVHEHQDGVDEPIVMVAPLSSQRAFNTLPSVDSAVESWDGSNMESSFTTPAPPFQSSPYSFHEWRNAKTTNSQSSSSTRQRANPLSDLGLSDDDWDRPTLGGGCNLPSGLISDSRFTVGHDGTEPDQEENFWSQALEDLETCGQSGILRELEATIMSGSSLSLNHDPAPLRSTLGRQASFQERSNSKPQVTTRSNTLPSDPQRRAFAMRKMRQEVNEILNQNPVELHKLTLEKASDLEDFGFSVSDGMLDRGVYVNNIRPGGPAERGGLRAYDRILQINHVRTRDFDCCLVVPLIAESPNHLELVISRNPTSSSLLANHTDGITNSSHSPQPIGNELGPSELCIGQGEDGVPIKWSQPGDGLGAGLGMGQVNNNSL, encoded by the exons ATGAGGGGCCGTACGCAAAGCACTCTGCCGGGTCGAGACCTCCAGATGGAGCGCTGGCCATCAGGAGGCAGAGTATACCAG aTGAGTTTCGGGGCTGCTCGGTGGTGGAGCTGATGAAGAAGGAGGGGACGACGCTCGGACTGACGGTCTCAGGCGGCATCGATAAAGATGGGAAGCCCCGGGTTTCAAACCTGCGACAGGGAGGCATCGCTGCCAG GAGCGACCAGTTGAACGTTGGCGACTACATCCGAGCCGTTAACGGCATCAACCTGGCCAAGTTCAGACACGATGAAATCATCAGTCTGCTGAAGAACGTCGGAGAACGAGTCGTGCTGGAGGTCGAGTACGAACTACCGCCGGTCT CGGtgcaggggtcaggggtcatgTTTAAGAACGTAGAAGTCACGCTTCACAAAGAAGGGAACAGCTTCGGCTTCGTCATCAGAG gtggAGCTCATGAAGACAGGAACAAGTCACGGCCGATAGTCATAACAACAATCCGGCCTGGCGGTCCGGCTGACAG agAAGGAACCGTGAAGCCGGGCGACCGGTTGCTAAGCATCGATGGGATCCGTCTCCACGGCAGCACGCTATCGGAGGCCATGAGCATCCTGAAGCAGTGCGGGCAGGAAGCCACGCTGCTGCTGGAGTACGACGTCTCAGTGATGG ATTCGGTTGCCACGGCGTCCGGGCCGCTGCTGGTGGAGGTTGCCAAGGCGACGGGCTCTAGTCTGGGCGTGGCTCTGTCCACCTCATTGTTCTGCAGCAAGCAGGTCATCGTCATCGACAAGGTCAAACCAGCCAGCATAGCAGACAG GTGTGGTGCTCTTCATGCAGGAGATCACATCCTGTCTGTTGACGGGAAGTCGATGGAGTTTTGTTCTCTGGCTGAAGCCACTCAGCTGCTTTCTGCCTCCTGTCAGACCGTCCGCATGGAGatcctgccacaacaccaggcCCGACCGGCCCTGAACGCACCACAGCACg tcaaGGTGCAGCGTAGTCCCCGCACCCTCCCCTGGGAGACTGGAGGCTCCGCTCCCATCCTCCCCCCCTACCACTACAACACGTACCACCCCGACCAATCTGGTGCCAGATCGCACAACCGCCACACAAACAACCCTC ctctcagCCACTCGTTCTCTCCCGGCTCCATGTCGGCCTACAGCCTCTCGTCCCTCAACATGAGCACCCTGCCAAGGAACATGTATCCCACGAGTCCACGGGGCACGCTGATGAGGAGGAAGGGCAAGAAGAAGGACTTCAAGAGTTCCT TGTCTCTTGCGTCCAGCACCGTGGGTCTCGCCGGTCAGGTCGTTCACACGGAAACCACGGAGGTGATGTTGCTAGGCGACGGCATCATGGGGTTCGGCCTGCAGCTGCAGGGTGGAGTCTTCGCCACGGAAACGCTCTCCTCGCCGCCGCTCATCGCTTACATCGACCCCGACAGCCCGGCGGAGAG gtgtggtATCCTGCAGATCGGCGACAGGATTTTGTCCATAAACGGAGTTCCTACTGAAGACTCGACTCTGGAAGAAACTaatcagctgctcagagactcgTCCATCACCGCTCAACTCACACTGGAGATCGAGTTCGACGTGGCCG AGTCGGTCATTCCCAGTTCAGGAACGTTTCATGTGAAGCTCCCAAAGAAACCCGGAGTGGAGCTGGGAATCACCATCAGCT ctccGTCCAACAGGAAACCAGGTGATCCTCTGATCATCTCTGACATCAAGAAAGGCAGCGTcgcacacag gacGGGAACGCTGGAGCTCGGCGACAAGCTGCTCGCCATCGATAACATCCGGGTGGAGAACTGCTCCATGGAGGAAGCTGTTCAGATCCTGCAGCAGTGTGAGGAGCTCGTCAAACTGAAGATCCGAAAAGACGAAGACAACTCGG ATGAACAGGAAGTGTCTGGTAGCATCATTTACACGGTGGAGCTGCAGAGGTACGGAGGCCCGCTGGGAATCACCATCTCCGGCACCGAAGAGCCCTTCGACCCCATCATCATCTCCTCACTGAGCAAGGGAGGGCTGGCTGAGAG GACCGGTGCGATCCATGTCGGTGATCGTATTCTGGCGATCAACAGCAGCAGTCTGAAGGGGAAACCTCTGAGCGAAGCCATCTGTCTGCTGCAACAAGCTGGAGAGACGGTCACACTGAAGATCAAGAAGCAGGGAGACC tGTCCCCAAAGTCTTGTGGGATTGGCTCAGGCCTGGGGATGGGGGCGGGGATTGTCCATGAGCACCAGGACGGGGTGGACGAGCCTATAGTCATGGTCGCGCCTCTGTCGAGCCAGCGAGCGTTCAACACGCTGCCGTCCGTCGACAGCGCTGTGGAGTCCTGGGATGGATCCAACATGGAAAGCAGCTTTACCACCCCGG CTCCACCGTTTCAGTCGTCTCCGTACAGTTTCCACGAGTGGCGCAACGCCAAGACAACCAACAGCCAATCATCTTCCTCCACTCGCCAGAGAGCCAATCCGCTGTCAGATCTGGGCCTGAGCGACGATGACTGGGACCGCCCGACACTTGGAGG CGGCTGTAATCTGCCCAGCGGTCTAATCAGTGACAGCAG gTTCACTGTGGGACACGATGGGACGGAACCGGACCAGGAGGAGAACTTCTGGTCTCAGGCTCTGGAGGATCTGGAGACCTGCGGCCAGAGCGGCATCctcagagagctggag GCAACCATCATGTCCggctccagcctcagtctgaaCCATGACCCCGCCCCCCTGCGCAGCACACTGGGACGCCAAGCGAGCTTCCAGGAACGCAGCAACTCCAAGCCGCAG GTGACCACTCGTTCCAACACCTTGCCCTCTGACCCCCAGCGCCGAGCCTTCGCCATGAGGAAGATGAGGCAGGAAGTCAATGAGATCCTGAACCAGAACCCTGTGGAGCTCCAcaag cTGACTCTAGAGAAGGCCTCAGATCTGGAGGATTTCGGTTTCAGCGTTTCTGACGGTATGTTGGACCGCGGCGTCTACGTTAACAACATCCGACCGGGAGGCCCGGCAGAGCGGGGCGGCCTCCGGGCTTACGACCGAATACTCCAG ATTAACCACGTGCGGACCAGGGACTTCGACTGCTGCCTCGTCGTTCCGCTGATCGCCGAGTCTCCGAACCATCTGGAGCTCGTCATCAGCCGAaaccccacctcctcctccctgctggCCAATCACACTGACGGCATCACCAACAGCAGCCACTCCCCTCAGCCAATCGGCAACGAGCTGGGACCATCGGAGCTCTGCATTGGCCAGGGGGAGGATGGTGTTCCGATCAAGTGGAGCCAACCGGGTGACGGTCTGGGGGCGGGGCTTGGGATGGGTCAGGTGAATAATAATTCCTTATAG
- the grip1 gene encoding glutamate receptor-interacting protein 1 isoform X10, which translates to MIAVSFKCRCQILRRVNKDEGPYAKHSAGSRPPDGALAIRRQSIPDEFRGCSVVELMKKEGTTLGLTVSGGIDKDGKPRVSNLRQGGIAARSDQLNVGDYIRAVNGINLAKFRHDEIISLLKNVGERVVLEVEYELPPVSVQGSGVMFKNVEVTLHKEGNSFGFVIRGGAHEDRNKSRPIVITTIRPGGPADREGTVKPGDRLLSIDGIRLHGSTLSEAMSILKQCGQEATLLLEYDVSVMDSVATASGPLLVEVAKATGSSLGVALSTSLFCSKQVIVIDKVKPASIADRCGALHAGDHILSVDGKSMEFCSLAEATQLLSASCQTVRMEILPQHQARPALNAPQHALSHSFSPGSMSAYSLSSLNMSTLPRNMYPTSPRGTLMRRKGKKKDFKSSLSLASSTVGLAGQVVHTETTEVMLLGDGIMGFGLQLQGGVFATETLSSPPLIAYIDPDSPAERCGILQIGDRILSINGVPTEDSTLEETNQLLRDSSITAQLTLEIEFDVAESVIPSSGTFHVKLPKKPGVELGITISSPSNRKPGDPLIISDIKKGSVAHRTGTLELGDKLLAIDNIRVENCSMEEAVQILQQCEELVKLKIRKDEDNSDEQEVSGSIIYTVELQRYGGPLGITISGTEEPFDPIIISSLSKGGLAERTGAIHVGDRILAINSSSLKGKPLSEAICLLQQAGETVTLKIKKQGDLSPKSCGIGSGLGMGAGIVHEHQDGVDEPIVMVAPLSSQRAFNTLPSVDSAVESWDGSNMESSFTTPAPPFQSSPYSFHEWRNAKTTNSQSSSSTRQRANPLSDLGLSDDDWDRPTLGGGCNLPSGLISDSRFTVGHDGTEPDQEENFWSQALEDLETCGQSGILRELEESGKETHLLTLATIMSGSSLSLNHDPAPLRSTLGRQASFQERSNSKPQVTTRSNTLPSDPQRRAFAMRKMRQEVNEILNQNPVELHKLTLEKASDLEDFGFSVSDGMLDRGVYVNNIRPGGPAERGGLRAYDRILQINHVRTRDFDCCLVVPLIAESPNHLELVISRNPTSSSLLANHTDGITNSSHSPQPIGNELGPSELCIGQGEDGVPIKWSQPGDGLGAGLGMGQVNNNSL; encoded by the exons ATGAGGGGCCGTACGCAAAGCACTCTGCCGGGTCGAGACCTCCAGATGGAGCGCTGGCCATCAGGAGGCAGAGTATACCAG aTGAGTTTCGGGGCTGCTCGGTGGTGGAGCTGATGAAGAAGGAGGGGACGACGCTCGGACTGACGGTCTCAGGCGGCATCGATAAAGATGGGAAGCCCCGGGTTTCAAACCTGCGACAGGGAGGCATCGCTGCCAG GAGCGACCAGTTGAACGTTGGCGACTACATCCGAGCCGTTAACGGCATCAACCTGGCCAAGTTCAGACACGATGAAATCATCAGTCTGCTGAAGAACGTCGGAGAACGAGTCGTGCTGGAGGTCGAGTACGAACTACCGCCGGTCT CGGtgcaggggtcaggggtcatgTTTAAGAACGTAGAAGTCACGCTTCACAAAGAAGGGAACAGCTTCGGCTTCGTCATCAGAG gtggAGCTCATGAAGACAGGAACAAGTCACGGCCGATAGTCATAACAACAATCCGGCCTGGCGGTCCGGCTGACAG agAAGGAACCGTGAAGCCGGGCGACCGGTTGCTAAGCATCGATGGGATCCGTCTCCACGGCAGCACGCTATCGGAGGCCATGAGCATCCTGAAGCAGTGCGGGCAGGAAGCCACGCTGCTGCTGGAGTACGACGTCTCAGTGATGG ATTCGGTTGCCACGGCGTCCGGGCCGCTGCTGGTGGAGGTTGCCAAGGCGACGGGCTCTAGTCTGGGCGTGGCTCTGTCCACCTCATTGTTCTGCAGCAAGCAGGTCATCGTCATCGACAAGGTCAAACCAGCCAGCATAGCAGACAG GTGTGGTGCTCTTCATGCAGGAGATCACATCCTGTCTGTTGACGGGAAGTCGATGGAGTTTTGTTCTCTGGCTGAAGCCACTCAGCTGCTTTCTGCCTCCTGTCAGACCGTCCGCATGGAGatcctgccacaacaccaggcCCGACCGGCCCTGAACGCACCACAGCACg ctctcagCCACTCGTTCTCTCCCGGCTCCATGTCGGCCTACAGCCTCTCGTCCCTCAACATGAGCACCCTGCCAAGGAACATGTATCCCACGAGTCCACGGGGCACGCTGATGAGGAGGAAGGGCAAGAAGAAGGACTTCAAGAGTTCCT TGTCTCTTGCGTCCAGCACCGTGGGTCTCGCCGGTCAGGTCGTTCACACGGAAACCACGGAGGTGATGTTGCTAGGCGACGGCATCATGGGGTTCGGCCTGCAGCTGCAGGGTGGAGTCTTCGCCACGGAAACGCTCTCCTCGCCGCCGCTCATCGCTTACATCGACCCCGACAGCCCGGCGGAGAG gtgtggtATCCTGCAGATCGGCGACAGGATTTTGTCCATAAACGGAGTTCCTACTGAAGACTCGACTCTGGAAGAAACTaatcagctgctcagagactcgTCCATCACCGCTCAACTCACACTGGAGATCGAGTTCGACGTGGCCG AGTCGGTCATTCCCAGTTCAGGAACGTTTCATGTGAAGCTCCCAAAGAAACCCGGAGTGGAGCTGGGAATCACCATCAGCT ctccGTCCAACAGGAAACCAGGTGATCCTCTGATCATCTCTGACATCAAGAAAGGCAGCGTcgcacacag gacGGGAACGCTGGAGCTCGGCGACAAGCTGCTCGCCATCGATAACATCCGGGTGGAGAACTGCTCCATGGAGGAAGCTGTTCAGATCCTGCAGCAGTGTGAGGAGCTCGTCAAACTGAAGATCCGAAAAGACGAAGACAACTCGG ATGAACAGGAAGTGTCTGGTAGCATCATTTACACGGTGGAGCTGCAGAGGTACGGAGGCCCGCTGGGAATCACCATCTCCGGCACCGAAGAGCCCTTCGACCCCATCATCATCTCCTCACTGAGCAAGGGAGGGCTGGCTGAGAG GACCGGTGCGATCCATGTCGGTGATCGTATTCTGGCGATCAACAGCAGCAGTCTGAAGGGGAAACCTCTGAGCGAAGCCATCTGTCTGCTGCAACAAGCTGGAGAGACGGTCACACTGAAGATCAAGAAGCAGGGAGACC tGTCCCCAAAGTCTTGTGGGATTGGCTCAGGCCTGGGGATGGGGGCGGGGATTGTCCATGAGCACCAGGACGGGGTGGACGAGCCTATAGTCATGGTCGCGCCTCTGTCGAGCCAGCGAGCGTTCAACACGCTGCCGTCCGTCGACAGCGCTGTGGAGTCCTGGGATGGATCCAACATGGAAAGCAGCTTTACCACCCCGG CTCCACCGTTTCAGTCGTCTCCGTACAGTTTCCACGAGTGGCGCAACGCCAAGACAACCAACAGCCAATCATCTTCCTCCACTCGCCAGAGAGCCAATCCGCTGTCAGATCTGGGCCTGAGCGACGATGACTGGGACCGCCCGACACTTGGAGG CGGCTGTAATCTGCCCAGCGGTCTAATCAGTGACAGCAG gTTCACTGTGGGACACGATGGGACGGAACCGGACCAGGAGGAGAACTTCTGGTCTCAGGCTCTGGAGGATCTGGAGACCTGCGGCCAGAGCGGCATCctcagagagctggag GAGTCTGGAAAGGAGACGCACCTCCTCACTCTG GCAACCATCATGTCCggctccagcctcagtctgaaCCATGACCCCGCCCCCCTGCGCAGCACACTGGGACGCCAAGCGAGCTTCCAGGAACGCAGCAACTCCAAGCCGCAG GTGACCACTCGTTCCAACACCTTGCCCTCTGACCCCCAGCGCCGAGCCTTCGCCATGAGGAAGATGAGGCAGGAAGTCAATGAGATCCTGAACCAGAACCCTGTGGAGCTCCAcaag cTGACTCTAGAGAAGGCCTCAGATCTGGAGGATTTCGGTTTCAGCGTTTCTGACGGTATGTTGGACCGCGGCGTCTACGTTAACAACATCCGACCGGGAGGCCCGGCAGAGCGGGGCGGCCTCCGGGCTTACGACCGAATACTCCAG ATTAACCACGTGCGGACCAGGGACTTCGACTGCTGCCTCGTCGTTCCGCTGATCGCCGAGTCTCCGAACCATCTGGAGCTCGTCATCAGCCGAaaccccacctcctcctccctgctggCCAATCACACTGACGGCATCACCAACAGCAGCCACTCCCCTCAGCCAATCGGCAACGAGCTGGGACCATCGGAGCTCTGCATTGGCCAGGGGGAGGATGGTGTTCCGATCAAGTGGAGCCAACCGGGTGACGGTCTGGGGGCGGGGCTTGGGATGGGTCAGGTGAATAATAATTCCTTATAG